TAACTTTAGAATTGCCCAATTTTGAGGGGCCGCTTGATTTACTTCTTCACTTAATCAAATCACAAAAAATTGATATCTATGATATTCCAATTGCTCAGATCACCAGCCAATATTTGTCTTATTTGCATGAGATGCAGAAACTAAACTTGCAAATTGCTGGCGAGTATTTTGTCATGTCGTCAATGCTGTTGAGGATCAAGTCCCAATCACTTTTGCCTCAAAATGATTTTACCGAAAATGATGAACCCGAAGAAGATCCTAGAGATGAGTTGGTACAACAGTTAGTTCAGTATTCCGTTTTTAAAAAAGTATCGGCTTATTTTAAGCAGCGAAATAATGAAGTACCTATTACAGCAGCTAAAGAAGAAAGTGTACCAGCTACCAAAAAGGTGCAACCGTTACCTTTGGGCCAAATCACCTCTTCAGAATTAGCTAATACTTTCATCGTTGTACTTCAAAGATTAAAACTCCGCCAGCCCGATATTGTTTCCGTTAATGTGAAAGAAACGCCAATTAATGATATGATTGACTTCTTACGCACCAAAATGGCTAAGCAGAAAAAAATTAGCTTTTTCTCCTGTAGCGACAAGATGACTAGCTTATCAGATGTAATTGGCTTGTTTTTAGCATTATTAGAATTATGTAAAAAACAAGAGATTAAGGTCAAGCAGTCGCGAATTTTCGGTGATCTGGAATTAGAAAGAATTGATAAAGATGGTAAGTAAAATTGCACAATTGGAGGCATTGCTATATGTAGCAGGCGATAATGGCATTCCAAGTGAAAATTTGTGTGAGTTAATGCAAGTTGAGCATTCCGCATTGCGCGAATTAGCCAAAAATTTGGCAGCTAAGCTTAAGCAAAATCAAGATTCTGGTTTGCAGGTGATACACATCAACCATAACTATAAATTGACTACTAGACCAGAAGTTAGTGAAGTAGTGGCTAATTTTTTTCAAAAAGATTTGTCAAAGTCGTTAAGTCAATCGGCACTAGAAATTTTATCAATTATTGCTTATCGTCAGCCCATTACGCGCATTGAAATCGATGAAATTCGTGGAGTAAATTCGTCAGGGGCTCTCCAAACTTTAATTTGGCGTGGACTTATTAAAGCAGATGGTAAAAAGGATGCACCAGGACACCCCAATTTGTATGTCACCAGTGATTATTTCTTACAGTATTTTGGCTATCAAAGTCTAGCTGACTTACCTCTGATAGAAGACTTTGAAGATGAAAGTATTAACTCTGAGGGTGAAATCGACTTATTCTCAGCTAATGGAAAAGCAGATAAAAATATTGCTGAAGCACAAAAAGGAGAAAAAGAATGAGTTTACAACGTTTACAAAAGGTAATCGCTGAGGCGGGAATTGCCTCTCGTCGTAAGGCTGAAAAAATGATTGAAGAAGGCAGAGTAACAGTTGACGGCGAGATTATTACCAAACTTGGAACCAAGGTAGATACTTTTAGCAATATTACGGTTGATGGGGAACCAATTGAGCGTGAAAGTCTGCATACTTATCTTTTTTATAAACCACGCGGCGTCGTTTCAACAGCAAATGATGACAAGGGAAGAAAGACCGTAGTAGATTATTTTTCCGATTTGCCATATCGGCTGTACCCAATTGGCCGGCTTGATTATGATACTTCAGGTTTGTTATTAATGACTAATGATGGTGAACTGGCTAATTTAATGATGCATCCTCGCAATAAGGTTGCT
This genomic window from Lactobacillus panisapium contains:
- a CDS encoding segregation and condensation protein A, producing MTSNLTLELPNFEGPLDLLLHLIKSQKIDIYDIPIAQITSQYLSYLHEMQKLNLQIAGEYFVMSSMLLRIKSQSLLPQNDFTENDEPEEDPRDELVQQLVQYSVFKKVSAYFKQRNNEVPITAAKEESVPATKKVQPLPLGQITSSELANTFIVVLQRLKLRQPDIVSVNVKETPINDMIDFLRTKMAKQKKISFFSCSDKMTSLSDVIGLFLALLELCKKQEIKVKQSRIFGDLELERIDKDGK
- the scpB gene encoding SMC-Scp complex subunit ScpB, whose protein sequence is MVSKIAQLEALLYVAGDNGIPSENLCELMQVEHSALRELAKNLAAKLKQNQDSGLQVIHINHNYKLTTRPEVSEVVANFFQKDLSKSLSQSALEILSIIAYRQPITRIEIDEIRGVNSSGALQTLIWRGLIKADGKKDAPGHPNLYVTSDYFLQYFGYQSLADLPLIEDFEDESINSEGEIDLFSANGKADKNIAEAQKGEKE
- a CDS encoding pseudouridine synthase; this translates as MSLQRLQKVIAEAGIASRRKAEKMIEEGRVTVDGEIITKLGTKVDTFSNITVDGEPIERESLHTYLFYKPRGVVSTANDDKGRKTVVDYFSDLPYRLYPIGRLDYDTSGLLLMTNDGELANLMMHPRNKVAKVYVAKIEGQLTPEEIHRLSHGVRIDRHRSAPAKVKIIRSDKKKNSQIVQLTIHEGHYHQVKRMFKAVGHQVKKLSRERYSFLTLGNLVSGKYRELTHSEVDRLKQVD